In Enterobacter hormaechei ATCC 49162, one genomic interval encodes:
- a CDS encoding phage N-6-adenine-methyltransferase yields the protein MIAAEKIKKRERDASLRDLWRTPQWLFVAIQRYIGVKFDVDVACNKDNALLPNFIGVERDALKCSWGEPGTVAFLNPPYSKITPWIDAAIREQARGVTTVMLIPQSLDTQWYERAAECANETVILSGGRVAFVEPDVELGLVEVNINPGGSMLLIFRGYCQEAGHTISKIPLAVMKKLGGYDPANVVRKKRPRKKAA from the coding sequence ATGATCGCAGCCGAAAAAATCAAAAAGCGAGAGCGTGATGCCTCTCTTCGCGACCTTTGGCGCACACCGCAGTGGTTGTTTGTCGCCATCCAACGTTACATAGGCGTAAAGTTCGATGTGGACGTCGCCTGCAACAAAGATAACGCTCTCCTGCCGAACTTTATCGGTGTTGAGCGTGATGCGCTCAAGTGCAGCTGGGGAGAACCTGGCACTGTGGCGTTCCTTAACCCGCCCTACTCCAAAATCACCCCCTGGATAGACGCAGCCATCCGCGAGCAGGCGCGTGGAGTGACGACGGTCATGTTGATACCACAATCCCTCGATACGCAGTGGTACGAGCGTGCGGCTGAATGCGCCAACGAAACCGTCATCTTGTCTGGCGGCCGCGTGGCGTTCGTTGAGCCAGATGTTGAACTTGGGCTGGTGGAGGTGAACATCAACCCTGGTGGCAGCATGTTGCTTATCTTCCGTGGCTACTGTCAGGAAGCTGGGCACACCATCAGCAAGATACCGCTGGCGGTGATGAAAAAGCTGGGTGGTTATGATCCTGCCAATGTTGTCAGGAAGAAGAGACCACGTAAAAAGGCAGCGTAA